Proteins encoded by one window of Aphis gossypii isolate Hap1 chromosome X, ASM2018417v2, whole genome shotgun sequence:
- the LOC114125444 gene encoding uncharacterized protein LOC114125444, with product MAEVMSTSEDLNSESDAQQGKLKRRMLAKKKSLHDNTPTYIKSVVKHKRKPEDLTPPFPYNPFKKNDLPNSKVESSSKNVKKMSKLSVTSDTENDFSFLKDCELKTDELISQPLSPTVISSEALNFDNLGFNKNNNTTELSAIVSPLGKSPNAKFSNEQLLISRRKLSYDLAPMSELFKSPSQGVVSTPKSTNKQHEVNYEKLMTYITTTLPEINVKLNKVLLNQSKIEKMLIDLKNAQPVLDDSNIEDNNILEYFPITTMEKLDSFNLELQNDRELLKRFKHTIKPYGVTCVLQAVKAILDLILTNELGQKISLTGRGINNIQEKKAFKSLYLYKIMSSLLVRHIKDATILDVNKAITGWLKHAGDRHERRKQKICQTIDNDQLFNDSD from the exons atgGCTGAAGTAATGTCAACTTCTGAAGACTTAAACTCTGAAAGTGATGCTCAACAAGGCAAACTTAAACGTCGTATgcttgcaaaaaaaaaatcactccaTGATAACACACCCACATACATTAAAAGCGTTGTTAAACATAAACGAAAGCCAGAAGATTTAACTCCACCTTTTCCATATAATCCATTTAAGAAAAACGATTTaccaa attcaAAGGTTGAAAGTAGTTCAAAAAATGTCaagaaaatgtcaaaattgTCTGTAACTTCAGATACTGAAAATGATTTCAGTTTTTTGAAAGACTGTGAATTAAAAACTGATGAACTAATATCTCAACCTTTGTCACCAACTGTTATTTCATCTGAAGCATTAAACTTCGATAATTtag ggttcaataaaaacaataacacaaCTGAGCTATCTGCCATTGTTTCTCCATTGGGAAAATCTCCAAATGCAAAATTTTCCAATGAACAATTATTGATTTCACGCCGTAAACTTTCCTATGATTTAGCACCAATGTCAGAATTATTCAAATCACCATCTCAAGGTGTAGTGTCTACTCCAAAATCAACCAACAAACAACATGAAG taaattatgaaaaattaatgactTACATTACAACTACTTTACCTGAGATAAATGTTAAACTAAACAaggttttattaaatcaatcaaaaatagaaaaaatgttaattgacTTGAAAAACGCTCAGCCAGTATTAGATGATAGCAATATAGAGGACAATAATATTCTTGAGTATTTTCCTATTACCACTATGGAAAAATTAGATTCGTTTAATCTGGAGTTACAAAATGATCGTGAACTCTTAAAaagattt aaacataCAATAAAACCATACGGAGTTACTTGTGTTTTGCAAGCTGTCAAAGCAAtactagatttaattttaacaaatgaaTTGGGTCAAAAGATTTCTCTTACTGGACGAGGAATAAACAACATACAAGAAAAAAAGGCTTTTAAATCCTTATACTTGTACAAAATTATGTcaa gTCTATTGGTTCGACATATAAAGGATGCAACAATCTTAGATGTTAACAAAGCTATAACTGGATGGCTAAAACATGCAGGTGATAGGCATGAGAGAAGAAAGCAAAAAATATGCCAAACTATTGATAATGATCAATTGTTCAATGATTCagattaa
- the LOC126551646 gene encoding uncharacterized protein LOC126551646, with translation MDLKTLKNKGKLILKKREKLTEDVVNRYTDEEAQLQLNLLEDAFSKYNEAYDLKIVEANDEEMDKLIEDLETVSDYYVKAKGKLTGRLHERTAATSVSEKSENSNNTLRLPPINIPTFEGDFDDWYPFKDQFISIIHSNTSIDNTRKMYYLKSSLKGAAAQIIESMATIGDNYLEAWTLLLSRYDNERLIVQSHVQQLLTQTVHQTETAVGLKSLLDSTNKHLRALSVLQQPVDKWDAIIIGIVATRLPTEVRRCWEIESASYPEIPTWTKLKRFIENRLQALNMLQYKPSTVSNVINAGKTKQFVRTTAHLATDSKTINQCSICTQNHIIYKCNTFMKSKPSERLNLAKKAKICFNCLRTTHGANQCTNEKTCKNCGLKYHTLLHLDIKKVNTPEGENTTSEQEKEHGFQSTTSHLGAAYPTTSQNIILSTVLVHVSGKNGRTVLCRALLDSGSQSHFVTSSFITELGINRTKTRVIVNGISSAETTVTEMAECTVTSRLNHKQYQITGLVTPSITVKLPVNKLDTSNWHHLQGIQLADPTFHLPGKIDMLIGAEFFYDILQDSKHVGPKGTPILQNSRFGWIVVGCSNNIIKDDLAHITTNVITCCATYQQLEKQIENFWNIEEVPRVTIMSKEDQISEDHFIKTFKRNENGRYVVRLPFKETPHSMNSSYDIAVRRLAQVERSLIRNPSVYNQYREFMIDYLRQNHMEPVQPTEDSPVIFLPHHHVSRPSSVTTKLRVVFDGSALIYNGKSLNDMLHRGPKLQRDIVRIMTRFRMHRYVYTADIRQMFRQINIHSDDQCYQGIVWRNHPSEPIEQFKLKTVTYGLITSPYHALRTLAQLAVDEQVNYPEGSTMLKNDFYVDEIMSGCNDINDAKAQIQQLIDLLHQGGFDLRKWASNTPTLLENIPAEHQTLQISMPEQNSVSVLGVSWNTTRDTFSFKVKPLPSLKRITKRELLSEIARTYDPCGWLAPLIIVVKILMQQLWQTGTEWNDPVPNQLLEHWIAHRTSYNHLQHFEIPRHVGNIIDCQQGCFLHGFSDSSERAYAAAIYIVSNNTGHLLVSKTRVAPLKRITIPRLELCGATLLAQLMHSLMESLQLKIDTITMWTDSTVTLQWIQSDANKWTTFP, from the coding sequence ATGGATCTTAAGACGCTCAAAAACAAAGGCAAACTCATTCTGAAAAAACGAGAGAAGCTGACCGAAGACGTGGTTAATCGCTATACAGATGAGGAAGCTCAACTTCAGTTGAACTTACTGGAAGATGCTTTCAGTAAGTACAACGAAGCCTACGATTTGAAAATAGTGGAAGCCAACGATGAGGAGATGGACAAGCTCATAGAGGATTTAGAAACGGTCAGTGACTACTATGTTAAAGCTAAGGGTAAATTAACTGGTCGGTTACATGAGCGGACAGCTGCGACAAGCGTGTCTGAAAAAAGTGAAAACTCTAACAATACACTTAGACTGCCACcgattaatatacctacatttgaaGGGGATTTCGATGATTGGTATCCATTTAAGGACCAATTCATCTCCATCATCCATTCTAACACCTCTATCGACAACACACGTAAGATGTACTACCTCAAGTCGAGCTTGAAAGGTGCAGCAGCTCAAATCATCGAATCAATGGCAACTATTGGGGACAATTACCTAGAAGCGTGGACACTCTTACTAAGTAGGTACGACAACGAACGCCTAATTGTACAGAGCCATGTTCAACAACTACTGACACAAACCGTTCATCAAACGGAAACCGCCGTGGGCCTAAAGTCATTACTCGATAGCACAAACAAACATTTAAGAGCACTATCAGTACTACAACAACCAGTAGACAAGTGGGATGCTATCATCATCGGCATCGTTGCGACACGTTTGCCTACAGAAGTGAGAAGATGTTGGGAAATCGAGTCTGCGTCTTATCCTGAAATACCTACATGGACAAAACTTAAGAGATTTATTGAGAATCGATTACAAGCCCTGAATATGTTACAATACAAACCTAGCACTGTAAGTAATGTTATCAATGCTGGTAAGACAAAACAGTTCGTTAGAACTACAGCGCATTTGGCTACTGATAGTAAAACCATCAATCAGTGTTCAATATGTACACAGAATCACATCATTTACAAGTGCAATACGTTCATGAAGTCGAAACCCAGTGAAAGATTGAATTTAGCAAAAAAggcaaaaatatgttttaattgtttgcgCACAACACATGGTGCGAATCAGTGCACAAATGAAAAGACTTGTAAAAACTGTGGTTTAAAATACCATACACTATTACATTTGGACATAAAAAAGGTCAATACACCAGAGGGTGAAAATACTACAAGTGAACAGGAAAAGGAGCATGGATTTCAAAGTACAACATCTCATCTAGGAGCGGCATACCCTACCACGTCTCAGAACATCATATTATCAACAGTATTAGTACATGTGAGTGGCAAGAATGGTCGAACAGTGTTATGCCGAGCACTACTAGATTCTGGATCACAATCACATTTTGTTACATCGTCTTTTATAACAGAACTAGGTATTAACAGAACAAAAACACGTGTGATTGTCAACGGTATCTCTTCAGCAGAGACGACTGTTACCGAGATGGCCGAGTGCACAGTGACGTCACGCTTAAACCACAAGCAGTATCAAATCACTGGCTTGGTAACACCAAGTATTACTGTTAAATTACCTGTCAACAAACTGGACACATCAAACTGGCATCATTTACAAGGCATACAATTGGCTGACCCTACATTCCATTTACCAGGAAAAATTGACATGCTCATAGGAGCTGAATTCTTTTATGACATTCTTCAAGATAGCAAACATGTTGGACCAAAGGGTACTCCTATATTACAGAATTCAAGGTTTGGTTGGATCGTGGTGGGTTGCagtaacaacataataaaagATGATCTCGCACATATTACTACAAATGTTATTACATGTTGTGCCACGTATCAGCAACTTGagaaacaaattgaaaatttctggAATATAGAAGAAGTGCCCAGAGTGACAATTATGTCAAAGGAAGATCAAATCTCTGAAGACcactttattaaaacatttaaacgcAACGAAAATGGACGTTATGTTGTTCGATTGCCGTTTAAGGAAACTCCACATTCTATGAACAGTTCATATGACATTGCTGTACGAAGACTAGCTCAGGTGGAGAGGTCTCTCATTCGAAATCCGTCGGTGTACAACCAGTATCGTGAGTTCATGATTGACTATCTTCGACAAAATCACATGGAACCTGTGCAACCCACTGAAGACAGTCCGGTCATCTTTCTACCTCATCATCATGTTTCACGTCCCTCAAGCGTCACTACCAAATTGAGAGTTGTATTCGATGGATCTGCTCTCATCTATAATGGAAAATCATTAAATGACATGTTACATCGAGGTCCTAAGCTACAAAGAGACATTGTAAGAATTATGACTAGATTTCGAATGCACAGATATGTTTACACTGCTGACATACGTCAGATGTTTcgacaaataaatatacactcCGATGATCAGTGTTATCAAGGCATTGTGTGGCGAAATCACCCATCAGAACCAATAGAACAGTTCAAATTGAAAACTGTCACCTATGGTTTAATAACTTCTCCGTATCATGCTCTCCGTACACTAGCTCAACTAGCTGTTGATGAACAAGTGAATTATCCAGAAGGATCCACAATGCTTAAGAATGACTTCTACGTTGATGAAATCATGTCAGGATGTAACGACATCAATGATGCTAAAGCCCAAATACAGCAGTTGATTGACCTTCTTCACCAAGGTGGATTTGATTTGAGAAAGTGGGCCAGCAATACACCAAcccttttagaaaatattccaGCTGAACACCAAACGTTGCAGATCTCAATGCCCGAGCAAAACAGTGTGTCTGTGTTGGGAGTTTCATGGAACACTACAAGAGATACCTTTTCATTTAAAGTAAAACCTCTACCATCTTTGAAACGCATCACTAAACGTGAACTATTAAGTGAAATTGCACGCACTTATGACCCATGTGGATGGCTTGCGCCACTTATAATCGTCGTCAAGATACTCATGCAGCAATTGTGGCAGACTGGCACCGAGTGGAATGATCCTGTGCCTAACCAACTACTTGAACATTGGATCGCTCATCGGACATCATATAACcatttacaacattttgaaATCCCACGCCATGTTGGTAACATCATAGATTGCCAACAAGGTTGCTTCTTACATGGATTCTCCGACAGCTCTGAACGTGCCTATGCCGCTGCTATCTATATCGTTTCAAACAACACTGGACATTTACTGGTGTCAAAAACAAGGGTTGCACCATTAAAAAGGATTACCATACCTAGACTGGAATTATGTGGTGCTACACTATTAGCACAACTGATGCACTCATTGATGGAATCActccaattaaaaattgatacaatAACAATGTGGACAGACTCCACAGTCACATTACAGTGGATACAAAGTGATGCCAACAAATGGACCACTTTTCCCTAA
- the LOC126551647 gene encoding uncharacterized protein LOC126551647 yields MNGECFREWLESVLPRLKNNAVILMDNAPYHSVKQEKCPNVNTRKADIIAWLESKGEVVDTSMVIRELISIVNRLKPMYNKYVIDEMVKTHNEDILRLPPYHCELNPIELAWSSIKTYVRKNNSTFKLPDVNRLLIEGIQRVDSEMWKNFIKHVVDEEDKLWNMDIVVDELTAEQEPCVLNLAPDDSDSDSESDSDSESDLDSDNDVRPLSDV; encoded by the coding sequence ATGAATGGTGAATGTTTTCGTGAATGGTTGGAAAGTGTTTTGCCTAGACTTAAAAATAACGCTGTTATTCTTATGGATAACGCCCCTTATCACTCCGTAAAACAAGAGAAGTGCCCAAATGTAAATACAAGAAAAGCCGATATTATTGCGTGGCTTGAGAGCAAAGGAGAGGTTGTTGATACGTCTATGGTTATTCGAGAACTAATTTCGATTGTCAATAGACTTAAGCCAATGTACAACAAATACGTCATAGATGAAATGGTCAAGACACATAATGAAGATATACTTCGATTACCACCATATCATTGCGAGCTCAATCCGATTGAGCTCGCCTGGTCCAGTATAAAAACCTATGTGAGAAAGAATAATTCCACTTTCAAGTTGCCTGATGTCAATCGATTATTAATCGAAGGCATCCAGAGGGTAGATTCTGAGATgtggaaaaattttattaaacatgtaGTTGACGAGGAAGATAAATTATGGAACATGGACATCGTTGTTGATGAGTTGACGGCTGAACAAGAACCATGTGTTTTAAATCTGGCCCCCGATGACTCGGACTCGGACTCAGAATCGGACTCAGACTCAGAATCGGACTTGGACTCAGATAACGACGTCAGACCTCTTTCAGACGTGTAA